In Gopherus flavomarginatus isolate rGopFla2 chromosome 1, rGopFla2.mat.asm, whole genome shotgun sequence, a single genomic region encodes these proteins:
- the LOC127058989 gene encoding uncharacterized protein LOC127058989, with the protein MHWPGRQEKPPRTFEFHFLFGQRGEPTSTGDTQSSSAQVTMQSPENRKRAPAWTAWKVLDLITVWGEDSMLTELRSKRQNEKTFEKISKAMMKRGHTRDSVQCHVKVKELRQAYQKTKEANGRSGAGPKTCRFYAELYAILGRSTTSSPPLSVDSEVGVVISAMAEDSADGEDEEEEEEDKLAESTQHSVLPNSQELFLTQTELPSQPSQATSPDNEAMEATSAANFSSLPTPSRRLSQIRRRKKKRRETKCSWKSWK; encoded by the exons atgcactggccaggtagacaggaaaagcccccgcgaacttttgaatttcatttcctgtttggccagcgtggagagcccaccagcacaggtgacacgcagagctcatcagcacaggtaacaatgcagtctcctgagaatcgaaaaagagctccagcatggaccgcgtggaaggtactggatctgatcaccgtatggggagaggattccatgctaacagaactccgttccaaaagacaaaatgaaaaaacatttgaaaaaatttccaaggccatgatgaagagaggccacaccagggactcagtgcagtgccatgtgaaagttaaggagctcagacaagcctaccagaaaaccaaagaagcaaacggaaggtccggggcagggccgaaaacatgccgcttctacgctgagctgtatGCAATTCTAGGGAGGTCcaccaccagttccccacccctgtccgtggattccgaggtgggggtggtaatctcagccatggctgaggattctgcggacggggaagatgaggaggaggaagaggaggacaagcttgcagagagcacacagcactccgttctccccaacagccaggagctttttctcacccagacggaattaccctctcagccctcccaagccactagcccagacaatgaagccatggaagcgacctctg ctgcaaatttttcaagcctccctactccatctcgaaggctctctcagataaggcggcggaaaaaaaaaagacgcgagacaaaatgttcttggaaatcatggaagtga